The proteins below come from a single Oryzomicrobium terrae genomic window:
- a CDS encoding D-alanine--D-alanine ligase, translating into MNKEFGKVAVLFGGTSAERDVSLNSGSRVLAALQRQGVDAHAFDPAEQPLDALKGYDRAFIALHGRHGEDGTIQGALELMHIPYTGPGVLASAAGMDKWRTKLLWQAAGLPVPAYRMLTAASDFAAVVRELGLPLFVKPACEGSSIGVTKVKTAAELRSAYQEAARHDSLVIAEQAVLGGEYTVGILGSGDDMRALPIIKIEPATEFYDYEAKYLRDDTTYRCPSGLAAGQEAAIQAQALQAFRVLGGRGWGRVDFLMDDAGNPYFLEANTSPGMTDHSLVPMAARVAGLDYEALVLQVLALAAND; encoded by the coding sequence ATGAACAAGGAATTCGGAAAAGTAGCGGTGCTGTTCGGCGGCACCTCGGCAGAACGGGACGTCTCCCTCAACAGCGGGAGCCGTGTGCTGGCGGCGCTGCAACGCCAGGGCGTGGATGCCCATGCCTTCGATCCGGCGGAGCAGCCCCTGGACGCCCTCAAGGGCTACGACCGGGCGTTCATCGCCCTGCACGGCCGCCACGGCGAGGATGGCACCATCCAGGGGGCCCTGGAGCTGATGCACATTCCCTACACCGGCCCGGGCGTGCTGGCTTCGGCCGCGGGCATGGACAAGTGGCGCACCAAGCTGCTCTGGCAGGCCGCCGGCCTGCCGGTGCCGGCCTACCGCATGCTTACCGCCGCCAGCGACTTCGCTGCGGTGGTGCGCGAACTGGGCCTGCCCCTGTTCGTCAAGCCGGCTTGTGAGGGCTCGTCGATCGGCGTGACCAAGGTCAAGACCGCCGCCGAGCTGCGCAGTGCCTACCAAGAAGCCGCCCGCCACGACTCCCTGGTGATCGCCGAGCAGGCGGTGCTGGGGGGGGAATACACCGTAGGCATCCTGGGCAGCGGCGACGACATGCGCGCCCTGCCGATCATCAAGATCGAGCCGGCCACCGAGTTCTACGACTACGAGGCCAAGTACCTGCGCGACGACACCACCTATCGCTGCCCCAGCGGCCTGGCCGCCGGGCAGGAGGCCGCCATCCAGGCCCAGGCCCTGCAGGCCTTCCGGGTGCTGGGCGGGCGGGGTTGGGGCCGGGTGGACTTCCTCATGGACGACGCCGGCAATCCCTATTTCCTCGAGGCCAACACCTCACCGGGCATGACCGACCACTCCCTGGTGCCGATGGCGGCCCGAGTGGCCGGCCTCGACTATGAAGCCCTGGTGCTCCAGGTCCTGGCCCTGGCGGCCAACGACTGA
- the murC gene encoding UDP-N-acetylmuramate--L-alanine ligase: MKHKVKHIHFVGIGGSGMSGIAEVLVNLGFTVSGSDLAENATTARLAAAGARVLLGHDGAHVAGADAVVVSTAVKADNPEVIAARTAHIPVVPRAQMLAELMRLKQGIAVAGTHGKTTTTSLVASILAEGGFDPTFVIGGRLNAAGANARLGTGEFLVAEADESDASFLFLTPVMSIVTNIDADHMETYGHDFGKLKHAFIDFLNRLPFYGVAVVCVDDPNVREILPFVSKHVVRYGIDPEHAAEAQFRAENIEAAGAQMKFDLVRVNGTTVRYPVTLNLPGLHNVKNALAAAAVATEIGVPDAAIAKGLAEFRGVGRRFQRYGEIALASGGSFTLIDDYGHHPVEMAATLAAARGAFPGRRLVLAFQPHRYTRTRDCFEDFVKVLSTVDALVLADVYAAGEAPIVAADGRALARALRVAGKVEPVFVEDMADMPATIRAVAQDGDVVLTMGAGSIGAVPAKLATV; this comes from the coding sequence ATGAAACACAAGGTCAAACACATCCACTTCGTCGGCATCGGCGGCTCCGGTATGTCCGGCATCGCCGAGGTGCTGGTGAACCTGGGCTTCACCGTGTCCGGCTCGGACCTGGCGGAAAACGCCACCACCGCCCGCCTGGCCGCCGCCGGCGCCCGGGTGCTGCTCGGCCACGACGGCGCCCACGTGGCCGGTGCCGACGCCGTGGTGGTGTCCACCGCGGTCAAGGCCGACAACCCGGAAGTGATCGCCGCCCGCACCGCCCATATCCCGGTGGTGCCCCGGGCCCAGATGCTGGCCGAGCTGATGCGGCTCAAGCAGGGCATTGCCGTGGCCGGCACCCACGGCAAGACCACCACCACCAGCCTGGTGGCCTCGATCCTGGCCGAGGGGGGCTTCGACCCGACCTTCGTCATCGGCGGCCGGCTCAATGCCGCCGGCGCCAATGCCCGGCTCGGCACCGGCGAATTCCTGGTGGCCGAGGCCGACGAGTCGGACGCCTCGTTCCTGTTCCTGACGCCGGTGATGTCGATCGTGACCAACATCGACGCGGACCACATGGAGACCTACGGCCACGACTTTGGCAAGCTCAAGCACGCCTTCATCGACTTCCTCAACCGCCTGCCCTTCTACGGCGTGGCGGTGGTGTGCGTGGATGATCCGAACGTGCGCGAAATCCTGCCCTTCGTCTCCAAGCACGTGGTGCGCTACGGAATCGATCCGGAACACGCCGCCGAGGCCCAGTTCCGCGCCGAGAACATCGAGGCCGCCGGTGCCCAGATGAAGTTCGACCTGGTGCGGGTCAACGGCACCACGGTGCGCTATCCGGTGACCCTCAACCTACCGGGCCTGCACAACGTCAAGAACGCTCTGGCAGCGGCCGCCGTGGCCACCGAGATTGGCGTGCCGGATGCGGCCATCGCCAAGGGGCTGGCCGAGTTTCGCGGCGTTGGCCGGCGCTTCCAGCGCTATGGCGAGATCGCCCTGGCGTCCGGTGGCAGCTTCACCCTGATCGACGACTACGGCCACCACCCGGTGGAAATGGCGGCGACCCTGGCCGCCGCCCGCGGCGCCTTCCCCGGCCGCCGCCTGGTGCTGGCCTTCCAGCCGCATCGCTATACCCGCACCCGGGACTGCTTCGAGGACTTCGTGAAGGTCCTGTCCACCGTCGATGCCCTGGTGCTGGCCGACGTCTATGCCGCCGGCGAGGCGCCCATCGTCGCCGCCGACGGCCGGGCCCTGGCCCGGGCGCTGCGGGTGGCGGGCAAGGTGGAGCCGGTGTTTGTCGAGGACATGGCCGACATGCCGGCCACCATCCGCGCCGTGGCTCAGGACGGCGACGTGGTTTTGACGATGGGAGCGGGGTCGATCGGCGCCGTTCCCGCCAAACTTGCAACGGTCTGA
- the murG gene encoding undecaprenyldiphospho-muramoylpentapeptide beta-N-acetylglucosaminyltransferase, which produces MAGGTGGHIFPALAVAKVLRSQGWRVVWLGNPDGMEARLVPEQDFECVWIKFGALRGKGLARKLLLPFSLLSGFWQARRALKRIKPDVVLGMGGYITFPGGMMAALAGIPLVVHEQNAVAGLANKVLAKVADRILTGFPDVLPKGEWVGNPVRAEIAAVADKAPPAARYAERSGVRHILVVGGSLGAAALNTAVPQALALIAEEERPEVVHQAGEKHMKALRENYEVAGANGFLVPFITDMAGAYEWADLVVCRAGALTVAELAAAGVASVLVPFPHAVDDHQTANARHLADAGGAVLMPQEQLTPAALAELVVTPREQLAEMAAKARDVARTDAAERVAAICAEAAEKNV; this is translated from the coding sequence ATGGCCGGCGGCACCGGCGGCCACATCTTCCCCGCCCTGGCCGTGGCCAAGGTCCTGCGCAGCCAGGGCTGGCGCGTGGTCTGGCTGGGCAACCCGGACGGCATGGAAGCCCGCCTGGTGCCCGAGCAGGACTTCGAGTGCGTCTGGATAAAGTTCGGCGCCCTGCGCGGCAAGGGCCTGGCCCGCAAGCTGCTGTTGCCGTTCAGCCTGCTGTCCGGCTTCTGGCAGGCCCGCCGCGCCCTGAAACGGATCAAGCCCGACGTGGTGCTGGGCATGGGCGGCTACATCACCTTCCCGGGCGGCATGATGGCCGCCCTGGCTGGCATCCCCCTGGTCGTCCACGAGCAGAACGCCGTGGCCGGCCTCGCCAATAAGGTTCTGGCCAAGGTGGCCGACCGCATCCTCACCGGCTTCCCCGACGTACTGCCCAAGGGCGAGTGGGTCGGCAACCCGGTGCGCGCCGAGATCGCCGCCGTGGCCGACAAGGCCCCGCCGGCCGCCCGCTACGCCGAGCGCAGCGGCGTGCGTCACATCCTGGTGGTGGGCGGCAGCCTGGGCGCCGCGGCGCTCAACACCGCCGTGCCCCAGGCCCTGGCCCTGATCGCCGAGGAAGAGCGGCCCGAGGTGGTGCACCAGGCCGGTGAGAAGCACATGAAGGCCCTGCGCGAGAACTACGAGGTGGCCGGCGCCAACGGCTTCCTGGTGCCCTTCATCACCGACATGGCTGGCGCCTACGAGTGGGCCGATCTGGTGGTGTGTCGCGCCGGGGCCCTGACCGTGGCCGAGCTGGCCGCCGCCGGGGTGGCCAGCGTGCTGGTGCCCTTCCCCCACGCGGTGGACGACCACCAGACCGCCAACGCCCGTCATCTGGCCGATGCCGGCGGCGCCGTGCTGATGCCCCAGGAGCAACTGACCCCGGCGGCCCTGGCCGAACTGGTCGTGACCCCCCGGGAACAACTTGCCGAAATGGCCGCCAAGGCCCGGGATGTGGCCCGCACCGACGCTGCCGAGCGGGTGGCAGCGATCTGCGCCGAAGCGGCGGAAAAGAACGTTTGA
- the ftsW gene encoding putative lipid II flippase FtsW produces MRAILDNTRRTPAEVDMLLLWSGLILLLLGMVMVYSASIATAEGSRFAGHQPAYFLVRHGVFLTVGIVAAVVAFQVPLTAWQQWAPYLFMAGVLLLVIVLIPGLGRDVNGARRWLPLGVANLQPSELMKLFAVLYAADYTVRKMPHMRDLKKAFLPMAVAMVFVGVLLLKEPDFGAFVVIISIAMGILFLGGLRARLFAVLIVVMLVAFAILIIVSPYRRERIFGFMDPWTDAFGRGYQLSHALIAFGRGELFGVGLGASVEKLFYLPEAHTDFLLAVIAEELGFVGVLVVVALFALLVQRCFAIGRQCVTLDRLFPGLVAMGVGIWLGVQSFINMGVNMGLLPTKGLTLPLMSFGGSGILANCVALAVLLRIDWENRQLMRGGKL; encoded by the coding sequence ATGAGAGCCATCCTCGACAACACCCGCCGCACTCCGGCCGAGGTGGACATGCTGCTGCTCTGGTCCGGTTTGATCCTACTTCTGCTCGGCATGGTGATGGTCTATTCGGCGTCGATCGCCACTGCCGAGGGAAGCCGTTTCGCCGGCCACCAGCCGGCCTACTTCCTGGTGCGCCACGGCGTTTTCCTCACCGTCGGCATTGTCGCCGCCGTAGTCGCCTTCCAGGTGCCGCTCACCGCCTGGCAGCAGTGGGCGCCCTACCTGTTCATGGCCGGAGTGCTGCTGCTGGTGATCGTGCTCATTCCGGGCCTGGGTCGGGATGTGAACGGCGCCAGGCGCTGGCTGCCCCTGGGGGTGGCCAACCTGCAGCCCTCCGAGCTGATGAAGCTGTTCGCTGTGCTCTACGCCGCCGACTACACGGTGCGCAAGATGCCCCACATGCGCGACCTGAAGAAGGCCTTCCTGCCTATGGCGGTGGCCATGGTCTTCGTCGGTGTCCTGCTGCTCAAGGAGCCGGACTTCGGTGCCTTCGTGGTGATCATTTCCATCGCCATGGGCATCCTCTTCCTCGGCGGCCTGCGCGCCCGCCTGTTTGCCGTGCTGATCGTGGTGATGCTGGTGGCCTTCGCCATCCTGATCATCGTTTCGCCCTACCGGCGCGAGCGTATCTTCGGCTTCATGGACCCGTGGACCGATGCCTTCGGCCGGGGCTACCAGTTGTCCCACGCCCTGATCGCCTTCGGCCGTGGCGAGCTGTTCGGCGTCGGCCTGGGGGCCAGTGTCGAAAAACTGTTCTACCTGCCCGAAGCCCACACCGACTTCCTCCTGGCTGTGATCGCCGAGGAACTGGGCTTCGTCGGCGTGCTGGTGGTGGTGGCCTTGTTTGCCCTGCTGGTGCAGCGCTGCTTCGCCATCGGCCGCCAGTGCGTCACCCTCGACCGCCTGTTCCCCGGCCTGGTGGCCATGGGCGTGGGCATCTGGCTGGGGGTGCAGTCCTTCATCAACATGGGGGTGAACATGGGCCTGCTGCCCACCAAGGGCCTGACCCTGCCCCTGATGAGCTTCGGCGGCTCTGGCATCCTCGCCAACTGCGTCGCCCTGGCCGTGCTGTTGCGCATCGACTGGGAAAACCGCCAGCTGATGCGGGGAGGCAAGCTGTGA
- the murD gene encoding UDP-N-acetylmuramoyl-L-alanine--D-glutamate ligase, which produces MELMGKTVVVAGLGESGLAMAKWLDRQGARVRVADSRATPPNQAELAAAVPAAELVCGAFAAATFADADVVAISPGVPRETLPALTVPVVSEIELFAWGLRALAPAAKVVAITGSNGKTTTTALTAHLLNGAGVTARAAGNISPSALDALMDAADHGDLPQAWVLELSSFQLEATHTLNADAATVLNVSEDHLDRYQGSLANYAAAKARIFKGAKAAVLNRNDDWSLANGRCGVPFVTFGLDAPGRAGDFGLVGGALVKGDKALVRQDELKLTGAHNAANALAAIALCEAVGVAAERVLPALKSFAGLPHRVETVAEVGGVTYIDDSKGTNVGATLAAIEGLGRKVGIVLGGDGKGQDFAPLGAALVAHGRAVALIGRDAGLIEAAIAAPLAAVGVPVQRCADLPAAVRWLADRAQSGDAVLLSPACASFDMFRGYAHRAQVFIDTVAELAAASKGQGEGR; this is translated from the coding sequence ATGGAACTCATGGGTAAAACGGTCGTGGTGGCGGGGCTCGGCGAGTCCGGGCTGGCCATGGCCAAATGGCTGGATCGGCAAGGCGCCCGGGTACGGGTCGCCGACAGCCGCGCCACGCCGCCCAACCAGGCCGAACTGGCCGCCGCCGTGCCGGCGGCCGAACTCGTTTGCGGCGCCTTCGCTGCCGCTACCTTCGCTGACGCCGACGTCGTGGCCATCTCCCCGGGGGTGCCCCGGGAGACCCTGCCGGCCCTGACTGTGCCGGTGGTCTCGGAAATCGAACTGTTCGCCTGGGGCCTGCGCGCCCTGGCGCCGGCCGCCAAGGTGGTGGCCATCACCGGCAGCAACGGCAAGACCACCACCACGGCGCTCACCGCCCACCTGCTCAACGGCGCCGGCGTCACCGCCCGGGCCGCCGGCAACATCTCGCCCTCGGCCCTGGACGCCCTGATGGACGCCGCGGACCACGGCGACCTGCCCCAGGCCTGGGTGCTGGAGCTGTCCAGCTTCCAGCTGGAGGCCACCCACACCCTGAACGCCGACGCGGCCACGGTGCTGAACGTTTCCGAGGACCACCTGGACCGCTACCAGGGCAGTCTGGCCAACTACGCCGCGGCTAAGGCCCGCATCTTCAAGGGTGCCAAGGCCGCCGTGCTCAACCGGAACGATGACTGGAGCCTGGCCAACGGTCGCTGCGGCGTGCCCTTCGTCACTTTCGGCCTGGACGCCCCGGGGCGCGCCGGCGATTTCGGCCTGGTGGGCGGCGCCCTGGTGAAGGGCGACAAGGCCTTGGTGCGCCAGGACGAACTCAAGCTCACCGGCGCCCACAACGCTGCCAACGCCCTGGCCGCCATCGCCCTGTGCGAGGCGGTGGGTGTGGCCGCCGAGCGGGTGCTGCCGGCCCTCAAGTCCTTCGCCGGGCTGCCGCACCGGGTCGAGACCGTGGCCGAGGTCGGCGGCGTGACCTACATCGACGATTCCAAGGGCACCAACGTGGGCGCCACCCTGGCCGCCATCGAGGGTCTGGGCCGCAAGGTCGGCATCGTCCTGGGGGGCGACGGCAAGGGCCAGGATTTCGCCCCCCTGGGTGCCGCCTTGGTCGCCCACGGCCGCGCCGTAGCCCTGATCGGCCGCGACGCCGGGCTGATCGAGGCCGCCATCGCCGCGCCCCTTGCCGCCGTCGGTGTCCCCGTGCAGCGCTGCGCCGACCTGCCCGCCGCCGTGCGCTGGCTGGCGGACCGGGCCCAATCTGGCGACGCCGTGCTGCTTTCGCCGGCCTGCGCCAGCTTCGACATGTTCCGTGGCTATGCCCACCGGGCCCAGGTGTTCATCGACACCGTGGCCGAGCTGGCCGCCGCGTCCAAAGGCCAAGGGGAGGGGCGATGA
- the mraY gene encoding phospho-N-acetylmuramoyl-pentapeptide-transferase, protein MLLLLAQWLAQDIRAFNVFNYITLRTVLAAMTALLIAFWAGPGVIRWLAAKKIGQAVRQDGPQTHLKKTGTPTMGGVLILIAIGITTLLWGDLTNRYLWVVLIVSLGFGAVGFYDDWKKVVYRDPKGLASRWKYFWTSVLALGAALYLAANASVPSQMELIVPFFKTVAYPLGAIGFVVLTYFVITGTSHAVNLTDGLDGLAIMPTAMVSGALAIFAYVAGHAVFSRYLGVPYIPGAGELAVFCGAMAGAALGFLWFNAYPAEVFMGDVGALGLGAALGTVAVIVRQEIVLFIMGGVFVVETLSVMLQVGYFKYTKKRFGEGRRILLMAPLHHHFEQSGWKETQVVVRFWIITIMLVLFGLSTLKLR, encoded by the coding sequence ATGCTGCTGCTTCTCGCCCAGTGGCTGGCCCAGGACATCCGGGCCTTCAACGTTTTCAACTACATCACCCTGCGTACCGTGCTGGCGGCGATGACCGCCCTGCTGATCGCCTTCTGGGCTGGTCCCGGGGTGATCCGCTGGCTGGCGGCCAAGAAGATCGGCCAGGCCGTGCGCCAGGACGGTCCCCAGACCCATCTCAAGAAGACCGGCACCCCGACCATGGGTGGGGTGCTGATCCTCATCGCCATCGGCATCACCACCCTGTTGTGGGGTGACCTGACCAACCGCTACCTCTGGGTGGTGCTGATCGTCTCCCTGGGCTTCGGCGCGGTGGGTTTCTACGACGACTGGAAGAAGGTGGTGTACCGGGACCCGAAGGGCCTGGCGTCGCGTTGGAAGTACTTTTGGACCTCGGTGCTGGCGCTGGGCGCGGCCCTCTACCTGGCGGCCAACGCCAGCGTGCCGTCCCAGATGGAACTGATCGTGCCCTTCTTCAAGACCGTGGCCTATCCCCTCGGCGCCATCGGTTTCGTCGTGCTGACCTACTTCGTCATCACCGGCACCAGCCACGCAGTGAACCTCACCGATGGCCTGGACGGCCTGGCGATCATGCCGACCGCCATGGTCAGCGGTGCCCTGGCGATCTTCGCCTACGTGGCCGGCCACGCCGTCTTCTCCCGCTACCTGGGGGTGCCCTACATCCCCGGCGCCGGTGAGCTGGCGGTGTTCTGCGGTGCCATGGCCGGCGCGGCCCTCGGCTTCCTGTGGTTCAACGCCTACCCGGCCGAAGTGTTCATGGGCGACGTGGGCGCCCTGGGCCTGGGCGCGGCCCTCGGCACCGTGGCGGTGATCGTCCGCCAGGAGATCGTGCTGTTCATCATGGGCGGCGTGTTCGTCGTCGAGACCCTCTCGGTGATGCTCCAGGTCGGCTACTTCAAATACACCAAGAAGCGCTTCGGCGAAGGCCGCCGCATCCTGCTGATGGCGCCCCTGCACCATCACTTCGAGCAGAGCGGCTGGAAGGAAACCCAGGTGGTGGTGCGCTTCTGGATCATCACCATCATGCTCGTGCTGTTTGGCCTCTCCACCTTGAAACTGCGGTAA
- a CDS encoding UDP-N-acetylmuramoyl-tripeptide--D-alanyl-D-alanine ligase has protein sequence MSKKVTLDLTEIAAAVGGTLHGTSVAIAGVSSDSRAVQPGQLFVALKGERFDAHDFIAQVAAQGACAALIAADQLARVRAAAPNLPLVTCADTRHALGQLAAHWRAKFAIPVIALTGSNGKTTTKEMIASILAVAFGAKAVLATQGNFNNDIGLPLTLLGLTAAHKVAVIEMGMNHPGEIAYLTGLTRPTVALVTNAQRAHLEGMGSLDEVAREKGSIYAGLDAKGVAVINADDEFAGYWQGLNSGRPVRTFGLTHAADVRGAVRTHGLDLEVDLTCAEGQATVRLAVPGRHNAANALAAAAATLAAGVPLEAVAEGLARFAGVTGRLQRRAGKKGAQLLDDTYNANPDSVRAGIDVLAATIGRKVLVLGAMGEIGEMSGQFHDEVGGYAKSQGVDRLFTLGELAEVATRNFGEGAQHFGSPETLVQALLPELGPDVTVLIKGSRFMKMERVVALLADEPVQEAH, from the coding sequence ATGAGCAAAAAAGTGACGCTGGATCTGACCGAGATCGCCGCCGCCGTGGGCGGGACGCTGCACGGGACGTCGGTTGCCATCGCCGGGGTGAGCAGCGACAGCCGGGCCGTGCAGCCTGGCCAGTTGTTCGTTGCCCTCAAGGGCGAACGCTTCGATGCCCACGACTTCATCGCCCAGGTGGCAGCCCAGGGCGCCTGCGCAGCGCTGATCGCCGCCGACCAACTGGCGCGGGTGCGGGCCGCCGCCCCGAATCTGCCCTTGGTGACCTGCGCCGACACCCGCCATGCCCTGGGTCAGTTGGCCGCCCACTGGCGCGCCAAGTTCGCGATTCCGGTGATCGCCCTGACCGGCTCCAACGGCAAGACCACCACCAAGGAAATGATCGCCAGCATCCTGGCGGTGGCTTTCGGTGCCAAGGCGGTACTGGCCACCCAGGGCAACTTCAATAACGACATCGGCCTGCCCCTGACCCTGCTCGGCCTGACCGCCGCACACAAGGTGGCGGTGATCGAGATGGGCATGAACCACCCGGGCGAGATTGCCTACCTGACCGGCCTGACCCGCCCCACCGTGGCCCTGGTGACCAACGCCCAGCGCGCTCACCTGGAAGGCATGGGCTCCCTGGACGAGGTGGCCCGGGAAAAGGGCAGCATCTATGCCGGCCTCGATGCCAAGGGGGTGGCCGTGATCAATGCCGACGACGAGTTCGCTGGCTACTGGCAGGGCCTCAACAGCGGCCGTCCGGTGCGCACCTTCGGGCTGACGCATGCGGCGGACGTGCGCGGTGCGGTCCGCACCCACGGTCTCGACCTGGAAGTGGATCTGACCTGTGCCGAAGGCCAAGCCACGGTACGCCTGGCCGTCCCTGGCCGGCACAACGCCGCCAACGCCCTGGCGGCTGCAGCCGCCACCCTGGCGGCCGGCGTGCCCCTGGAAGCGGTGGCCGAAGGCTTGGCCCGCTTCGCTGGCGTTACCGGGCGTCTACAACGCCGTGCCGGCAAGAAGGGTGCCCAGTTGCTCGACGACACCTACAACGCCAACCCGGATTCGGTACGCGCCGGCATCGACGTGCTCGCCGCCACCATTGGCCGCAAAGTGCTGGTGCTCGGCGCCATGGGCGAGATCGGCGAAATGAGCGGCCAGTTCCACGACGAAGTGGGGGGCTACGCCAAGAGCCAGGGGGTGGATCGCTTATTCACCCTGGGCGAGCTGGCCGAGGTGGCGACGCGCAACTTCGGCGAGGGAGCCCAGCATTTCGGCAGCCCCGAGACTCTGGTCCAGGCCCTGCTGCCCGAACTGGGGCCGGACGTCACCGTCCTGATCAAGGGCTCCCGTTTCATGAAGATGGAGCGGGTCGTCGCCCTGCTTGCCGACGAACCCGTGCAGGAGGCCCACTAA
- a CDS encoding UDP-N-acetylmuramoyl-L-alanyl-D-glutamate--2,6-diaminopimelate ligase produces the protein MDALTVINRVLDTLRAQGVTVTRLENDSRRVRPGDVFLAYPGDAADGRRYIDQAVARGAVAVVYEAAGWDAASLTVPAVAVGELKRWCGALADAVYGAPTAKLALVGVTGTNGKTSCTQWIAQALHAAGQSCAVIGTLGDGFPGALTPSGFTTPEPAHLQEKLAGFVAAGARACAIEVSSIGLAEDRVAGCRFATAVFTNLTRDHLDYHGSMAAYAEEKAKLFRWPGLEAVVVNLDDPFGAQLLSVTDARERIAYSLTGARHPRATRLLCADDLAITPSGLHFTLSDGHQRASVASSLLGRYNAANLLAVAGALVSLALPLDVVAAQLARLTPPPGRLECLGGEARPLVVVDYAHTPDALDNALGALAEVAEARGGKLVCVFGCGGDRDGGKRPLMGEVAVRRADRVIVTSDNPRSEDPAAIIAAILAGAPGAEHELDRARAVERAIATADARDVVLLAGKGHENYQEVGGVRRPYSDVVQAKAALAAWSNQQ, from the coding sequence ATGGACGCCCTGACCGTGATCAACCGGGTGCTTGATACCCTGCGCGCCCAAGGCGTGACCGTGACCCGTCTGGAGAACGATAGCCGCCGGGTGCGTCCGGGCGACGTGTTCCTCGCCTACCCGGGCGATGCTGCCGACGGCCGCCGCTACATCGACCAGGCGGTTGCCCGCGGCGCCGTGGCGGTGGTCTACGAGGCCGCCGGCTGGGATGCCGCGTCCCTGACCGTTCCCGCCGTGGCCGTGGGGGAACTCAAGCGTTGGTGCGGTGCCCTGGCCGACGCGGTATATGGCGCCCCGACCGCCAAGCTGGCCCTGGTGGGCGTCACCGGCACCAACGGCAAGACGTCCTGCACTCAGTGGATCGCCCAGGCCCTGCATGCGGCCGGTCAGTCCTGCGCCGTGATCGGCACCCTGGGTGACGGATTTCCCGGGGCCCTTACCCCGTCCGGTTTCACCACCCCGGAACCTGCCCACCTGCAGGAAAAGCTGGCCGGTTTCGTTGCCGCCGGGGCCCGGGCCTGCGCCATCGAGGTGTCCTCCATCGGCCTGGCCGAGGACCGGGTGGCCGGTTGCCGCTTCGCCACCGCCGTGTTCACCAACCTGACCCGGGACCACCTGGATTACCACGGTTCCATGGCCGCTTACGCCGAGGAAAAGGCCAAGCTGTTCCGCTGGCCCGGTCTGGAAGCGGTGGTGGTGAACCTGGACGATCCGTTTGGTGCCCAGTTGCTCAGCGTGACCGACGCCCGGGAGCGCATCGCCTACAGCCTGACCGGCGCCCGCCACCCGCGTGCCACCCGTCTGCTTTGCGCCGACGACCTGGCGATCACCCCGTCCGGGCTCCACTTCACCCTGAGCGACGGCCATCAGCGCGCCAGCGTGGCGTCATCCCTGCTCGGCCGCTACAACGCTGCCAATCTGCTGGCGGTGGCCGGCGCCCTGGTCAGCCTGGCGCTGCCCCTCGACGTGGTGGCCGCCCAGCTGGCCCGCCTGACCCCGCCGCCGGGGCGCCTCGAATGCCTGGGCGGTGAAGCCCGGCCCCTGGTGGTGGTCGATTACGCCCACACCCCGGATGCCCTGGACAACGCCCTGGGCGCCCTCGCCGAAGTGGCCGAGGCGCGAGGCGGCAAGCTGGTCTGCGTGTTCGGTTGCGGCGGCGATCGGGACGGCGGCAAGCGTCCGCTGATGGGCGAAGTGGCCGTGCGCCGTGCTGACCGGGTGATCGTCACCAGCGACAACCCGCGCAGCGAGGACCCGGCCGCCATCATCGCCGCCATCCTGGCTGGCGCCCCCGGGGCCGAGCACGAACTGGATCGGGCGCGGGCCGTGGAGCGCGCCATTGCCACCGCCGATGCCCGGGACGTGGTGCTGCTCGCCGGTAAGGGGCACGAGAACTATCAAGAGGTCGGCGGTGTGCGCCGGCCCTATTCCGACGTGGTGCAGGCCAAGGCAGCGCTGGCCGCGTGGAGCAACCAACAATGA